Proteins encoded in a region of the Burkholderia ubonensis subsp. mesacidophila genome:
- a CDS encoding DMT family transporter, which produces MSTLAAAPARRAPDARAVGLMLLLCAIWGFQQVAIKSTNAAIPPMFQAGLRSLIAALLLWGWARARGTPLFRADRTFVPGLAAGALFAGEFICVFFGLTLTSASHMAIFLYTAPCFTALGLHLFTPGERLQRTQWLGVGLAFAGIALAFADGFLKPLAPGASVLAGLAGDALGILGGAMWAATTVVVRSTSLSHASASKTLFYQLAVSAAMLLALAALLGQASFVHVTPVAIASLAYQSVIVAFVSYLSWFWLLTRYIASRLSVFTFLSPLFGVAFGVLLLGESVGWRFLSAAALVLIGIGLVNAPARK; this is translated from the coding sequence ATGAGCACGCTTGCCGCCGCTCCGGCGCGCCGCGCGCCCGACGCGCGCGCGGTCGGGCTGATGCTGCTGCTGTGCGCGATCTGGGGCTTTCAGCAAGTTGCGATCAAGAGCACGAACGCCGCGATCCCGCCGATGTTCCAGGCCGGACTGCGCTCGCTGATCGCCGCGCTGCTGCTGTGGGGCTGGGCGCGCGCACGCGGCACGCCGCTGTTCCGCGCGGACCGCACGTTCGTCCCCGGGCTCGCGGCCGGCGCACTGTTCGCCGGTGAATTCATCTGCGTGTTCTTCGGCCTGACGCTGACGAGCGCTTCGCACATGGCGATCTTCCTGTACACCGCGCCATGCTTCACCGCGCTCGGCCTGCACCTGTTCACGCCGGGCGAGCGCCTGCAGCGCACCCAGTGGCTCGGCGTCGGCCTGGCGTTCGCCGGCATTGCGCTCGCGTTCGCCGACGGCTTCCTGAAGCCGCTCGCGCCCGGCGCATCGGTGCTCGCCGGGCTCGCCGGCGACGCGCTCGGGATTCTCGGCGGCGCGATGTGGGCGGCGACGACGGTCGTCGTGCGCTCGACGTCGCTCTCGCACGCGAGCGCCAGCAAGACGCTGTTCTACCAGCTCGCGGTGTCGGCCGCGATGCTGCTCGCGCTGGCCGCGCTGCTCGGCCAGGCGTCGTTCGTGCACGTGACGCCCGTCGCGATCGCGAGCCTCGCGTACCAGTCGGTGATCGTCGCGTTCGTCAGCTATCTGTCGTGGTTCTGGCTGCTGACCCGCTACATCGCATCGCGGCTGTCGGTGTTCACGTTCCTGTCGCCGCTGTTCGGCGTTGCGTTCGGCGTCCTGTTGCTCGGCGAATCGGTCGGCTGGCGCTTCCTGTCCGCCGCGGCGCTGGTGCTGATCGGCATCGGGCTCGTCAACGCGCCCGCGCGCAAATGA
- the pdxA gene encoding 4-hydroxythreonine-4-phosphate dehydrogenase PdxA, whose translation MTSPALHIAITTGEPAGVGPELTAQALRDAGERWPDARFTVLGDAALVAARAAAVGVDWAALVAAGQVAVAHRPLAAPARAGELNAANGRYVLALLDAAIDGALAREYDAIVTAPLQKSTINDAGVPFTGHTEYLAERTGTPRVVMMLAGTGDKPLRVALATTHLPLKDVSAALTIDGLVETLTIVDHDLRRDFGLAAPRILVTGLNPHAGENGYLGREEIDVIEPALARAKAQGIDARGPYPADTLFQPRYLADADCVLAMFHDQGLPVLKYATFGEGINVTLGLPIVRTSVDHGTALDLAGTGRADPGSMIAALDTAVTMARHRRAARPDAA comes from the coding sequence ATGACGTCGCCCGCGCTGCATATCGCGATCACGACCGGCGAGCCTGCGGGCGTCGGTCCGGAGCTGACCGCGCAGGCGCTGCGCGACGCCGGCGAGCGCTGGCCCGACGCGCGCTTCACGGTGCTCGGCGATGCGGCGCTGGTCGCCGCGCGCGCCGCGGCGGTCGGCGTGGACTGGGCAGCGCTCGTCGCGGCGGGGCAGGTTGCCGTCGCGCACCGCCCGCTCGCCGCGCCCGCGCGCGCGGGCGAGCTGAACGCGGCCAACGGCCGCTACGTGCTCGCGCTGCTCGACGCGGCGATCGACGGTGCGCTCGCGCGCGAATACGACGCGATCGTCACCGCGCCGCTGCAGAAGAGCACGATCAACGATGCCGGCGTCCCGTTCACCGGCCACACCGAATACCTGGCGGAGCGCACCGGCACGCCGCGCGTCGTGATGATGCTGGCGGGCACGGGCGACAAGCCGCTGCGCGTCGCGCTCGCGACGACGCACCTGCCGCTGAAGGACGTGTCCGCTGCGCTGACGATCGACGGGCTGGTCGAGACGCTGACGATCGTCGACCACGACCTGCGGCGCGATTTCGGTCTCGCCGCGCCGCGCATCCTCGTCACGGGGCTCAACCCGCACGCGGGCGAGAACGGCTATCTCGGCCGCGAGGAGATCGACGTGATCGAACCCGCGCTCGCGCGCGCGAAGGCGCAGGGCATCGACGCGCGCGGCCCGTATCCGGCCGACACGCTGTTCCAGCCGCGCTACCTTGCCGATGCGGACTGCGTGCTCGCGATGTTTCACGACCAGGGCCTGCCGGTGCTCAAGTACGCGACGTTCGGCGAGGGGATCAACGTCACGCTCGGCCTGCCGATCGTCCGCACGTCGGTCGATCACGGCACCGCGCTCGACCTCGCCGGCACCGGTCGCGCCGATCCGGGCAGCATGATCGCCGCGCTCGATACCGCCGTCACGATGGCGCGTCACCGCCGCGCAGCCCGGCCTGACGCAGCCTGA
- a CDS encoding peptidylprolyl isomerase, translating to MKKTLRFAAVVSSLAASAALLVAAPAAAQALGSHGAQLTDEVVAVVNNDVITGRELDQRVGLISRRLQQQNAPVPPLDQMRAQVLNQMVLERIQVQKAKDDGIRIDDAAVQSTLQRLAQANGMTLDQYRARIEAQGVPWNVFTGDARTELMLSKLREREVDSKITVSDAEVASYIASQRGPSASQQQDLRFQHIFVKAPTSAPQADIEAAQKKADALLKQAQSGADFERLAKNNSEANDAKKGGDLGFKSPGALPADVVAAASQLRPGQVNPTLIRVPDGFEIVRLVDRRQSQGASAAAPKIVQTHVRHILLRVGEGKSEGQARQQLIDIRKQVEAGGDFAKFARTYSQDGSASQGGDLGWISPGETVPEFERAMNNLQDGQVSIPVRTEYGYHLIQVLERRESEGSVQQQMDIARQAIGQRKAEQAYADWLRELRDSSYVQFKLGDFGAAR from the coding sequence ATGAAGAAAACCCTTCGCTTCGCGGCAGTCGTCTCCAGCCTCGCCGCGTCCGCCGCGCTGCTCGTCGCCGCGCCGGCTGCGGCGCAAGCGCTCGGCTCGCATGGCGCACAGCTCACCGACGAAGTCGTCGCGGTCGTCAATAACGACGTGATCACGGGCCGTGAGCTCGACCAGCGCGTCGGCCTGATCTCGCGCCGCCTGCAGCAGCAGAATGCGCCGGTGCCGCCGCTCGACCAGATGCGCGCGCAGGTGCTGAACCAGATGGTGCTCGAACGCATCCAGGTGCAGAAGGCCAAGGACGACGGGATCCGGATCGACGACGCGGCCGTGCAGTCGACGCTGCAGCGGCTCGCGCAGGCGAACGGCATGACGCTCGACCAGTATCGTGCGCGGATCGAGGCGCAAGGCGTGCCGTGGAACGTCTTCACGGGCGACGCGCGTACCGAGCTGATGCTGTCGAAGCTGCGCGAGCGCGAGGTCGACAGCAAGATCACCGTGTCGGACGCCGAGGTCGCGAGCTACATCGCGAGCCAGCGCGGGCCGAGCGCGTCGCAGCAGCAGGACCTGCGCTTCCAGCACATCTTCGTGAAGGCGCCGACCAGCGCGCCGCAGGCCGACATCGAGGCCGCGCAGAAGAAGGCCGACGCGCTGCTGAAGCAGGCGCAGTCGGGCGCGGATTTCGAGCGCCTCGCGAAGAACAATTCGGAAGCGAACGACGCGAAGAAGGGCGGCGACCTCGGCTTCAAGTCGCCCGGCGCACTGCCGGCCGACGTCGTCGCGGCCGCGTCGCAGCTGCGCCCGGGCCAGGTCAATCCGACGCTGATCCGCGTGCCGGACGGCTTCGAGATCGTGCGTCTCGTCGACCGCCGCCAGAGCCAGGGCGCGTCGGCCGCCGCGCCGAAGATCGTGCAGACGCACGTGCGCCATATCCTGCTGCGCGTCGGCGAAGGCAAGTCCGAAGGCCAGGCGCGCCAGCAACTGATCGACATCCGCAAGCAGGTCGAGGCCGGCGGCGATTTCGCGAAGTTCGCGCGCACCTATTCGCAGGACGGCTCGGCGTCGCAGGGCGGCGACCTGGGCTGGATCAGCCCGGGCGAGACGGTGCCCGAGTTCGAGCGCGCGATGAACAACCTGCAGGACGGCCAGGTCAGCATCCCGGTGCGCACCGAGTACGGCTACCACCTGATCCAGGTGCTCGAACGCCGCGAATCGGAAGGTTCGGTGCAGCAGCAGATGGACATCGCGCGCCAGGCGATCGGCCAGCGCAAGGCCGAGCAGGCGTATGCCGACTGGCTGCGCGAGCTGCGCGATTCGTCGTACGTGCAGTTCAAGCTCGGCGACTTCGGCGCGGCGCGCTGA
- a CDS encoding lysophospholipid acyltransferase family protein, with product MRFVRSLLLLIYFVLYTVPYATACFIAFPFLRPDARYWMAAGWCKSTLWVVRWLNGIRYRIEGIENLPDGPAVLLSKHQSAWETLAFPALMPKPLCYVFKRELLYVPFFGWALGMLHMVHINRKEGKNAFGSVISQGKKRLAEGAWVIMFPEGTRTPVGKQGKYKTGGARFAIETGAPVVPIAHNAGNVWPRNSFTKFPGVVTVSIGKPIESAGLTPDALNSQVEAWIEAEMRRIDPDAYSAPGNAERRNAARV from the coding sequence ATGCGCTTTGTCCGCTCCCTGCTGCTGCTGATCTACTTCGTCCTGTACACGGTGCCGTACGCGACCGCGTGCTTCATCGCGTTCCCGTTCCTGCGCCCCGACGCGCGCTACTGGATGGCGGCCGGCTGGTGCAAGTCCACGCTGTGGGTCGTGCGCTGGCTGAACGGCATCCGCTACCGGATCGAAGGGATCGAGAACCTGCCCGACGGCCCGGCCGTGCTGCTGTCGAAGCACCAGTCCGCATGGGAAACGCTCGCGTTCCCGGCGCTGATGCCGAAGCCGCTCTGCTACGTGTTCAAGCGCGAGCTGCTGTACGTGCCGTTCTTCGGCTGGGCGCTCGGCATGCTGCACATGGTCCACATCAACCGCAAGGAAGGCAAGAACGCGTTCGGCTCGGTGATCAGCCAGGGCAAGAAGCGGCTCGCGGAAGGCGCGTGGGTGATCATGTTCCCCGAAGGCACGCGCACGCCGGTCGGCAAGCAGGGCAAGTACAAGACGGGCGGCGCGCGCTTCGCGATCGAGACCGGCGCGCCGGTCGTGCCGATCGCGCACAACGCGGGCAATGTGTGGCCGCGCAATTCGTTCACGAAATTCCCGGGCGTCGTCACGGTGTCGATCGGCAAGCCGATCGAATCGGCCGGCCTCACGCCCGACGCATTGAACTCTCAGGTCGAAGCCTGGATCGAAGCGGAAATGCGCCGCATCGATCCGGACGCGTACAGCGCGCCCGGCAACGCCGAAAGGCGCAATGCCGCGCGCGTCTGA
- a CDS encoding M48 family metallopeptidase, with translation MKKRPRPRPAVVALDHRQLDLPLFDGPAAAPSAPSAPSAPQTPPEATPVAVPAPDPAPDRSRVRTFALDSRVLEYRLKRSARRTIGFTIDGSGLTITAPRWVTLSDIEAAITEKQRWIFAKLAEWKTRTEQRALPQIDWRDGAQLPYLGKSVTVALASDAGAVAFDGDAQRLALPLPAHADAQQIKDRVQGWLQGEAKRIFGERLAFYAEQLGVTYSMYALSSAATRWGSCSSDGKIRLNWRLIHFPMSIIDYVVAHELSHLREMNHSPRFWQTVESIFPEFREARHTLKHHPPELLPSL, from the coding sequence ATGAAGAAGCGTCCGCGGCCACGACCCGCCGTCGTGGCTCTCGATCATCGCCAGCTGGATCTGCCGCTCTTCGACGGGCCGGCCGCCGCGCCGTCGGCGCCGTCCGCGCCCTCAGCGCCGCAGACGCCACCCGAAGCAACGCCCGTCGCGGTACCCGCTCCCGATCCCGCGCCCGACCGTTCGCGCGTGCGCACGTTCGCGCTCGACAGCCGGGTGCTCGAATACCGGCTGAAGCGCTCCGCGCGCCGCACGATCGGCTTCACGATCGACGGCAGCGGGCTGACGATCACCGCGCCGCGCTGGGTCACGCTCTCGGACATCGAGGCGGCGATCACGGAGAAACAGCGCTGGATCTTCGCGAAGCTCGCGGAATGGAAGACGCGCACCGAACAGCGCGCGCTGCCGCAGATCGACTGGCGCGACGGCGCGCAGCTCCCGTATCTGGGCAAATCGGTGACGGTCGCGCTCGCGTCCGATGCCGGCGCGGTCGCGTTCGACGGCGATGCGCAGCGGCTCGCGCTGCCGCTGCCCGCGCACGCCGACGCGCAGCAGATCAAGGACCGCGTGCAGGGCTGGCTGCAGGGCGAGGCGAAGCGGATCTTCGGCGAACGGCTCGCGTTCTACGCGGAACAGCTCGGCGTCACGTATTCGATGTATGCGCTGTCGTCGGCCGCGACGCGCTGGGGCAGTTGCTCGAGCGACGGCAAGATCCGCCTGAACTGGCGGCTGATCCACTTTCCGATGTCGATCATCGACTATGTCGTCGCGCACGAGCTGTCGCATCTGCGCGAGATGAACCACAGCCCGCGCTTCTGGCAGACCGTCGAATCGATCTTCCCGGAATTCCGCGAAGCGCGGCACACGCTCAAGCATCATCCGCCCGAGCTGCTGCCGTCGCTGTAA
- the gloA gene encoding lactoylglutathione lyase, whose translation MRLLHTMLRVGDLDRSIKFYTELLGMKLLRREDYPEGKFTLAFVGYDDESRSTVLELTHNWDTPSYDLGTGFGHLALEVDDAYKACEQIKAQGGKVTREAGPMKHGTTVIAFVEDPDGYKIEFIQKKAH comes from the coding sequence ATGCGTTTACTGCACACGATGCTGCGAGTCGGCGATCTCGACCGCTCGATCAAGTTCTACACCGAATTGCTCGGCATGAAGCTGCTGCGCCGCGAGGATTATCCGGAAGGCAAGTTCACGCTCGCTTTTGTCGGCTACGACGACGAAAGCAGGAGCACGGTGCTCGAACTGACCCACAACTGGGATACGCCGTCCTACGACCTCGGCACGGGTTTCGGCCATCTGGCGCTGGAAGTCGACGATGCGTACAAGGCCTGCGAGCAGATCAAGGCGCAAGGCGGCAAGGTCACGCGCGAAGCGGGCCCGATGAAGCACGGCACGACCGTGATCGCGTTCGTCGAGGATCCGGACGGCTACAAGATCGAGTTCATCCAGAAGAAGGCGCACTGA
- the gmhB gene encoding D-glycero-beta-D-manno-heptose 1,7-bisphosphate 7-phosphatase, translated as MPTSPTRKLVVLDRDGVINADSDAFVKTPDEWIPLPGSLEAIARLNHAGYRVVVATNQSGIGRGLFDMATLNAMHLKMHRAAAAVGARIDAVFFCPHTAEDHCDCRKPKPGMMQMIADRFEIDPDHTPVVGDSLRDLQAGVALGFQPHLVLTGKGKKTLAAGNLPPGTKVHDDLRAFALDFLSHEHE; from the coding sequence ATGCCGACCAGTCCCACCAGGAAGCTCGTCGTCCTCGACCGGGACGGCGTGATCAACGCCGATTCGGATGCGTTCGTCAAGACGCCCGACGAGTGGATCCCGCTGCCCGGCAGCCTCGAGGCGATCGCACGGCTCAACCACGCGGGGTATCGCGTGGTCGTCGCGACCAACCAGTCCGGCATCGGCCGCGGCCTGTTCGACATGGCGACGCTCAACGCGATGCATCTGAAGATGCATCGCGCGGCGGCGGCGGTCGGCGCGCGCATCGACGCGGTGTTCTTCTGCCCGCACACGGCGGAAGACCACTGCGACTGCCGCAAGCCGAAGCCCGGCATGATGCAGATGATCGCCGACCGTTTCGAGATCGATCCGGACCATACGCCGGTCGTCGGCGATTCGCTGCGCGACCTGCAGGCCGGCGTCGCGCTCGGCTTCCAGCCGCATCTCGTGCTGACCGGCAAGGGCAAGAAGACGCTTGCCGCCGGCAACCTGCCGCCCGGCACGAAGGTCCACGACGATCTGCGCGCGTTCGCGCTCGACTTCCTTTCACACGAACACGAGTGA
- the rsmA gene encoding 16S rRNA (adenine(1518)-N(6)/adenine(1519)-N(6))-dimethyltransferase RsmA gives MSNSRQHQGHFARKRFGQNFLVDHGVIDSIVTTIGPARGQRMVEIGPGLGALTEPLIARLATPEAPLHAVELDRDLIARLQQRFGPLLELHAGDALAFDFRSLAAAGDKPSLRIVGNLPYNISSPLLFHLMTFADVVVDQHFMLQNEVVERMVAEPGTKAFSRLSVMLQYRYVMDKMMDVPPESFQPPPKVDSAIVRMIPYEPHELPDVDPVLLGEVVTAAFSQRRKMLRNTLGDYRETVDFDALGFDLARRAEDVSVAEYVGVAQALAAARKAG, from the coding sequence ATGTCGAACAGCAGACAGCACCAGGGCCATTTCGCGCGCAAGCGCTTCGGGCAGAACTTCCTCGTCGATCACGGCGTGATCGACTCGATCGTCACGACGATCGGTCCGGCGCGCGGCCAGCGGATGGTCGAGATCGGCCCGGGCCTCGGCGCGTTGACCGAGCCGCTGATCGCACGCCTCGCGACGCCCGAGGCGCCGCTGCATGCGGTCGAGCTCGACCGCGACCTGATCGCCCGGCTGCAGCAACGCTTCGGCCCGCTGCTCGAACTGCACGCGGGCGACGCGCTCGCGTTCGACTTCCGCTCGCTCGCGGCGGCGGGCGACAAGCCGTCGCTGCGCATCGTCGGCAACTTGCCGTACAACATTTCCAGCCCGCTGCTGTTCCACCTGATGACGTTCGCCGACGTGGTCGTCGACCAGCATTTCATGCTGCAGAACGAAGTCGTCGAGCGGATGGTCGCCGAGCCGGGCACGAAGGCGTTTTCGCGCCTGTCGGTGATGCTGCAGTACCGCTACGTGATGGACAAGATGATGGACGTGCCGCCGGAGTCGTTCCAGCCGCCGCCGAAGGTCGATTCGGCGATCGTGCGGATGATCCCGTACGAGCCGCACGAGCTGCCGGACGTCGATCCGGTGCTGCTCGGCGAGGTCGTGACGGCGGCGTTCTCGCAGCGCCGCAAGATGCTGCGCAATACGCTCGGCGACTATCGCGAGACGGTCGATTTCGACGCGCTCGGCTTCGATCTCGCGCGCCGCGCGGAAGACGTGAGCGTGGCCGAGTATGTCGGCGTCGCGCAGGCGCTCGCCGCGGCGCGCAAGGCCGGGTGA